Proteins from one Lewinella sp. 4G2 genomic window:
- a CDS encoding AAA family ATPase: protein MLDRLYIAATSQHVGKTTCTLGLMAAIRARGHKVSYCKPVGQEFVELGELKVDKDALLFSRGMDFELSSELHSPIIIGRGVTAEYLDDPTRFNFADGITKASRRLQAENDFVIYEGTGHPGVGSVCDMSNAQVAQLLGSPVVMVVEGGIGNTIDKLNMNLAMFRERRVPVRGVIVNKCIPGKLEKVRHYVDIYLKKLGIPLLGVLPYERQLSSPIMSSIRRALNGKTLMHRKRMDNRVENIASGSLLAQEEVENLKNLLIIVSHRRYDEAIAALQLILAERGLPGSTISGIVITGMVDTELTHVDFLDAFKIPVVSCPLDTYGAAVRINAMEVKINLKTPWKIRRAVELIEEYVDMDLLL, encoded by the coding sequence ATGCTAGACCGCCTTTACATCGCCGCTACCTCCCAACACGTGGGGAAAACTACCTGTACCCTTGGCTTAATGGCGGCCATCCGAGCCCGGGGCCACAAGGTCAGCTACTGCAAACCTGTCGGGCAGGAGTTCGTGGAACTCGGTGAATTGAAGGTGGATAAGGACGCGCTGCTCTTTTCGCGGGGGATGGATTTCGAACTGAGTTCAGAGTTGCACAGCCCCATCATCATTGGCCGCGGCGTCACGGCGGAGTACCTGGATGACCCGACCCGCTTCAACTTTGCGGATGGCATCACCAAGGCCAGCCGGCGGCTGCAGGCGGAGAACGACTTCGTCATCTACGAAGGCACCGGCCACCCGGGGGTGGGGTCGGTTTGTGATATGTCCAACGCCCAGGTGGCCCAACTCCTGGGTTCGCCCGTCGTGATGGTCGTGGAGGGGGGCATCGGCAATACGATCGACAAACTCAACATGAACCTGGCCATGTTCCGGGAGCGGCGGGTGCCGGTGCGTGGGGTGATCGTCAACAAATGCATCCCCGGCAAACTGGAAAAGGTGCGGCACTACGTGGACATCTACCTCAAGAAACTGGGCATTCCCCTCCTCGGCGTACTGCCCTACGAGCGGCAGCTGAGCAGCCCGATCATGTCGTCCATCCGCCGCGCCCTGAACGGCAAGACACTCATGCACCGCAAGCGCATGGATAACCGGGTAGAGAACATCGCCAGTGGCAGCCTTTTGGCGCAGGAGGAAGTGGAGAACCTGAAGAACCTCCTCATCATTGTCAGTCACCGCCGCTACGACGAGGCGATCGCGGCCCTGCAGCTGATCCTGGCCGAACGTGGCTTACCTGGCTCCACCATCAGCGGTATCGTGATTACCGGCATGGTGGATACGGAGCTTACGCACGTAGATTTTCTCGATGCGTTTAAGATTCCCGTCGTGTCCTGCCCGCTCGATACTTACGGGGCAGCGGTGCGCATTAATGCGATGGAGGTGAAGATTAATTTGAAGACGCCGTGGAAGATTCGGCGGGCGGTGGAGTTGATTGAGGAGTATGTGGATATGGATTTGTTGTTGTAG
- a CDS encoding phosphatidylcholine/phosphatidylserine synthase, producing MKKIFAWSVHIFTASGLLAGFMGLLATVAGDYRAAMLWLLATLVIDGIDGTFARMANVQEVLPGVSGKTIDYVIDFFTYAILPAYLFYVAVDMPDTPRLIGSFCMLMSAAIYYGLDGMVSEDGKHFVGFPVMWNMVVYAYIFVFPDVGWPVLLGLTVFFAVIHFVPILFPYPSRGGRWWVLTIVATVVFIATAVVNVWYYPEPVAWARWATVAAIVYYGVVSTLDTISARRKQSHK from the coding sequence ATGAAGAAGATTTTCGCCTGGTCCGTTCACATTTTTACTGCTTCCGGTTTGCTGGCGGGGTTCATGGGCCTGCTGGCTACGGTGGCGGGAGACTACCGGGCGGCGATGCTGTGGTTGCTGGCTACCCTCGTGATTGATGGGATCGACGGGACGTTTGCGCGCATGGCTAACGTGCAGGAGGTACTGCCCGGGGTGAGTGGGAAAACGATTGATTACGTGATCGACTTTTTCACCTACGCCATTCTGCCTGCTTACCTCTTTTACGTGGCCGTGGACATGCCGGATACGCCGCGCCTCATCGGGAGCTTTTGTATGCTGATGTCCGCCGCCATCTACTACGGGTTGGATGGGATGGTGAGTGAGGACGGTAAGCACTTCGTCGGTTTTCCAGTGATGTGGAACATGGTCGTCTACGCCTACATCTTCGTTTTTCCGGACGTTGGCTGGCCCGTCCTGCTGGGTCTTACGGTCTTCTTCGCGGTCATCCACTTCGTACCCATCCTGTTCCCCTACCCCAGCCGCGGTGGCCGCTGGTGGGTACTGACGATCGTGGCGACGGTGGTCTTTATTGCTACCGCGGTAGTCAACGTGTGGTACTATCCGGAGCCGGTGGCGTGGGCGCGATGGGCGACGGTGGCGGCGATTGTTTACTACGGAGTGGTGAGTACCCTGGATACGATCTCGGCCCGCCGGAAGCAATCACATAAGTGA
- a CDS encoding PKD domain-containing protein: MRKLYTIFFLLLLSVAMAAQEQFPLRDLCAPLGQGVIANVTPEFLVGQPYFAEGPGGLCYQVDQQGNVSFSREATEERCCGFTDTFNITFFDADPAGGVGDPVVVQPVALTIKCPKPDCSLVELDLSPPNPQSDGMQDEDCLVACENSFITYVFTPGENVQYDWSATNGDPSYTDGSNELLVEWGPASTGSLSVDVLDEDGQLLYTRTWCVELNLTPVADFSAPTDVCLDQAVYFTNMTTGPPATYDWDFGDGTTAQNVANPNHTYTTPGPKTVTLYATSENINADGSQGCCCTDSISYVIDVSEDPGPAIYWISTLCEGDESEYWTDAKNCSTYDWSVSGNGTITAGAGTDRITVSWGDGPTGTITLEALGCDDEYCPVPSVAIVPIISDDGPIEGDDSVCPGVTATYELPKWMTTAYSWSISGGGTINGTPTGNIMSVTWGTTPGTYVITATYQSDFLQGLPGHDASDCQGTATFEVTVLGDFTVFASPNPACVDGTTFLSATSNIDPSANLDWEVLGEPSLAGSGSTHSINWPAAGTYTVEVTVDNASDYCRPVQQVTVFVEEQLLPIITGPSEYCVGDSVIFEITNPAPGYNYNWTATNGAIVQGQGGPLATFVFSSPAGASVAVSGQDTNAPFCFSETASASLTSIDFIGSPAITGDPACTNETAMYSLDTPQHPSATYNWFVADAGAGSVVSATDGTSCEIQWNADDVSTSVILEITVCGQTLTLSYAVNLRTADTPVITQTGNLCNGNSTQLSINAAAFPMATWSNGATGSTTTVTTPGNYQVTTTDVNGCTGFANYQVSFSGGPSADATITGDNDICISNTPYPAPPVLSAITDTGVDFLWFCNNAPQGTASPANSSFTHNWTGTAGTFSYYVRIFDANGCFEDSDPVLVYERTCGPNPGCDASGVSRIHDLVATPESPWCDTVNVTATFSADSADRHDFYSLGSDFSILSAGGSVASGSTSIRIRLNEVGCSRVYSTVYDSLITMTTSGPDTVVCGLTEFIDICIPHQAEFSWEEICGEVSFSDRTLTAPALLAGPLTYTWAFGDGATGSGPNPTHTYAMNDTYTVVLIVDDGGCQSRYEETITVDQIATADFTISSSTACAGEVIDFTPAGTGLVYWEWDFGDGTSLVSEMAQKTYDPLVPTTYTVELLTVNINGCRDSLTKTVTVNPLPLEDEIEASNGLIICDGDETELSVDDLPGHTYAWSNGSTDPSIMVSTAGTYAVTVTNSFGCTRAVEGVEVQVVPLPSAGWFGNPYICGIPGSTTLTATASGGENVLWEDLTTGQTSTANSITIAANGAGLHQVQLTVTNPDFGCTSTANFDVTEEPLPDASLALSGTGCEGDDNTISIVNPDPEVNYTWSNGGSGTSTTTTLAGPISVVATHSVTGCSSSSSVVINPLPDVCSVPSGCYEVCRPYTISGPDGPYTYQWFKDGSPFATTQSITVDMEGMYQVYVENTSTLCGTTSGELFLEVINCGDCDELETVATRVSASTTDEGCCYELAYTDLPAGAYLIQVSTADADLAITPGSVNPIFGFSSTTLGGAIQLAIDPGLVTELPTNLAGIMTICPENITESPQVILIEYLDAEGEVICEDEVVTECEPTPDCAYVASDTLICTEDKLVVFSVTVCVPADADFPVSHLQFIDQSPAASALLPSGQNFAPAIAPGTCETLTFPATALPAGEEFCYMLVAHSADPDEDPAALCCSTKEKRCLEIPDCDPCDDLYAELAETGEDCCYDIFLFDDADNFDFDDVVLCLIDPNSGATISAINTPAADLQAVTSTDGRSIKVASTEGAFLPGGSFQLPRVCLDAGTQAENLLEIKWRINGEVVCRDTVSLFCEPDCGYLTPEEVYCEGNVYIWNGILTNTSDVSVSEAYIDFPAALDAYDLEITFPPLAPGASTSISFPIGVPALANDTICVEVILHETTEDGQDFHLNCCKFEACLVMPDCAITDCKCEPLRNDMNQLFTVVQQGSSLTYDFTANADFGSCDEVSWEIRQREPVNRNLGILEGNPAEFTFPEEGLYDIRMRVTRYNNDRDRCDSSVRRRLVRISGEDDGSQDEILQISVYPNPAREQVYLEYGKLATDADDNRLELLNGTSQQVRTFTVGQRVDERDVISLDLRGLKPGVYTLRGTQAGEAWARRIVVQ, encoded by the coding sequence ATGAGAAAACTTTACACCATCTTCTTCCTCCTCTTGCTTTCCGTTGCCATGGCGGCGCAAGAACAGTTCCCTTTGCGCGACCTCTGCGCTCCCCTCGGTCAGGGTGTCATCGCTAACGTGACGCCGGAGTTTCTGGTCGGCCAACCCTACTTCGCGGAAGGCCCCGGAGGGCTCTGCTACCAGGTTGATCAGCAGGGCAACGTCTCCTTCAGCCGGGAGGCTACCGAAGAACGCTGTTGCGGTTTCACCGACACGTTCAACATCACTTTTTTTGATGCGGACCCCGCCGGTGGCGTTGGAGATCCGGTCGTGGTCCAACCGGTTGCCCTCACCATTAAGTGCCCGAAACCGGATTGCAGTCTCGTAGAACTAGACTTATCCCCACCAAACCCTCAGAGCGATGGAATGCAGGACGAAGACTGCCTCGTCGCCTGTGAAAACAGCTTCATCACCTACGTTTTCACGCCCGGTGAAAACGTTCAGTACGATTGGTCCGCTACGAACGGCGACCCATCCTACACGGATGGCTCAAACGAACTGCTAGTCGAGTGGGGCCCCGCCTCTACGGGCTCACTCTCGGTGGATGTGCTTGACGAAGATGGACAGCTACTGTACACCCGTACCTGGTGCGTAGAACTCAACCTGACGCCGGTCGCCGACTTTAGCGCGCCAACCGATGTCTGCCTCGACCAGGCCGTTTACTTCACCAATATGACCACCGGCCCCCCGGCCACTTACGACTGGGATTTTGGCGACGGCACAACGGCCCAAAATGTCGCTAACCCAAACCATACTTACACTACGCCTGGCCCCAAAACGGTAACGCTCTACGCCACCTCGGAGAATATCAACGCGGATGGCTCCCAGGGCTGTTGCTGTACCGATTCTATCTCCTACGTGATCGATGTCTCGGAAGACCCCGGCCCCGCCATTTACTGGATCTCTACCCTCTGCGAAGGCGACGAAAGCGAATACTGGACGGATGCCAAAAACTGCAGCACATACGACTGGAGTGTGTCCGGTAACGGTACCATCACCGCCGGCGCTGGGACGGACCGCATCACGGTCTCCTGGGGTGATGGCCCTACGGGTACGATCACCCTTGAAGCGTTGGGTTGTGACGACGAGTATTGTCCGGTCCCCTCAGTAGCCATCGTCCCCATCATTTCTGACGATGGGCCAATCGAAGGAGACGACTCCGTCTGCCCCGGCGTTACGGCTACCTACGAATTGCCTAAATGGATGACGACTGCCTACAGTTGGTCCATTAGTGGAGGTGGCACCATCAACGGTACGCCTACGGGCAACATCATGTCCGTTACCTGGGGCACGACGCCCGGTACTTACGTAATCACGGCCACCTACCAAAGTGATTTTCTGCAGGGCCTTCCCGGCCACGACGCGTCGGATTGTCAGGGCACGGCTACGTTTGAAGTCACGGTACTCGGCGACTTCACTGTGTTTGCTTCCCCAAACCCAGCTTGCGTGGATGGTACGACCTTCCTGAGCGCCACCAGTAACATCGATCCCAGCGCTAATTTGGATTGGGAAGTTCTGGGAGAACCAAGCCTTGCCGGATCCGGCTCAACGCACAGCATCAATTGGCCGGCCGCCGGCACCTACACGGTAGAAGTAACGGTAGATAATGCGTCGGACTACTGCCGCCCCGTGCAGCAAGTCACCGTTTTTGTGGAGGAGCAGTTGCTACCGATCATCACTGGTCCTTCCGAGTACTGCGTGGGCGATAGTGTGATTTTCGAAATCACTAACCCCGCGCCGGGCTACAACTATAACTGGACGGCCACTAATGGTGCCATCGTTCAGGGGCAGGGTGGGCCACTGGCGACCTTCGTGTTTTCTTCCCCCGCCGGTGCTTCCGTCGCGGTCTCGGGCCAGGATACTAATGCGCCCTTCTGCTTTAGCGAAACCGCTAGTGCATCACTGACGAGTATTGACTTCATTGGCTCACCCGCCATTACGGGCGACCCGGCCTGCACCAACGAAACGGCCATGTATTCACTCGATACCCCCCAACATCCAAGCGCCACGTACAACTGGTTTGTCGCTGACGCAGGTGCCGGGTCAGTAGTAAGTGCCACGGATGGGACTTCCTGCGAAATACAGTGGAATGCGGACGACGTAAGTACTTCCGTCATCCTGGAAATAACGGTGTGTGGGCAAACGCTCACCCTCTCCTACGCCGTCAATCTGCGGACTGCCGATACTCCCGTGATTACGCAGACCGGAAATCTTTGTAATGGCAATTCCACCCAGCTCAGCATCAATGCTGCGGCCTTCCCTATGGCTACGTGGAGCAACGGCGCTACCGGTTCGACGACTACCGTGACGACGCCTGGTAACTACCAGGTCACAACGACGGACGTAAACGGTTGTACCGGTTTTGCTAATTACCAGGTTTCGTTTTCCGGTGGCCCGTCGGCTGACGCTACCATCACTGGGGATAACGATATCTGTATTAGCAATACGCCCTATCCAGCGCCACCCGTACTGTCTGCCATTACGGATACCGGGGTGGACTTCCTCTGGTTCTGTAATAACGCGCCGCAGGGGACGGCCAGCCCGGCGAACAGTTCCTTCACCCATAACTGGACGGGTACCGCCGGTACTTTCAGCTACTACGTGCGCATCTTCGACGCTAACGGCTGTTTTGAGGATAGCGACCCTGTCCTCGTTTACGAACGGACTTGTGGGCCCAACCCTGGATGTGATGCCAGTGGGGTTTCTCGCATCCACGATTTAGTGGCTACCCCAGAGTCCCCCTGGTGCGATACGGTAAACGTTACGGCCACTTTCTCCGCGGACAGTGCGGATCGCCACGATTTCTACAGCCTCGGTAGTGACTTTAGCATCCTGAGCGCCGGTGGGTCAGTCGCCAGTGGTAGCACTTCCATTCGTATTCGCCTCAACGAAGTCGGTTGCTCCCGGGTGTACAGTACGGTCTACGACTCCTTGATCACCATGACCACGAGCGGGCCTGATACCGTCGTGTGTGGATTGACTGAGTTTATCGATATCTGCATCCCTCACCAAGCTGAATTCAGTTGGGAAGAGATTTGCGGTGAAGTATCCTTCTCCGACCGCACCCTTACTGCACCAGCTCTACTAGCTGGCCCTCTGACGTACACTTGGGCCTTCGGCGACGGTGCGACCGGATCCGGACCGAACCCCACCCACACCTACGCGATGAATGACACCTATACGGTCGTCCTCATTGTCGACGACGGCGGCTGCCAAAGCCGCTATGAAGAAACGATTACGGTAGATCAGATCGCGACGGCCGATTTCACCATCAGCTCCTCAACGGCATGTGCGGGTGAAGTGATTGATTTCACGCCAGCTGGCACCGGCCTGGTTTACTGGGAATGGGACTTTGGCGATGGCACCAGCCTAGTTTCGGAAATGGCCCAGAAGACCTATGATCCCCTCGTTCCTACGACTTACACGGTAGAGTTACTTACTGTCAACATAAATGGTTGCCGCGATAGCCTAACTAAAACGGTGACCGTGAACCCGCTTCCACTTGAGGATGAAATCGAAGCCAGCAATGGCTTGATCATCTGTGACGGTGACGAAACGGAGCTATCGGTTGATGACCTTCCCGGGCATACCTACGCCTGGTCCAACGGAAGCACCGATCCGTCCATTATGGTATCGACTGCGGGTACCTACGCGGTAACGGTGACGAATAGTTTCGGCTGTACCCGTGCCGTCGAGGGAGTAGAAGTACAGGTGGTACCCCTACCATCCGCCGGCTGGTTCGGTAACCCTTACATCTGTGGCATCCCTGGAAGCACCACCCTTACGGCTACGGCCAGCGGCGGCGAAAACGTCTTGTGGGAAGACCTGACCACTGGCCAGACCTCTACGGCTAACTCCATCACCATCGCAGCCAACGGCGCTGGGCTCCACCAAGTACAGTTGACGGTGACCAATCCGGATTTCGGCTGTACTTCGACGGCCAATTTTGACGTGACGGAAGAACCCCTCCCCGATGCTTCCCTCGCTCTGAGCGGAACGGGTTGTGAGGGTGACGATAACACCATCAGTATCGTTAACCCCGACCCTGAGGTCAACTATACCTGGAGCAACGGTGGCTCGGGCACTAGTACCACTACTACGTTGGCGGGGCCCATCAGTGTCGTCGCTACGCACTCCGTGACGGGTTGTTCCTCCTCGAGTAGCGTGGTCATCAATCCGCTGCCCGACGTTTGTAGCGTACCCTCCGGTTGCTACGAGGTCTGCCGCCCTTACACGATTTCTGGTCCTGACGGTCCGTACACCTACCAGTGGTTCAAGGATGGTTCGCCGTTCGCTACTACCCAATCCATCACCGTGGATATGGAAGGTATGTACCAGGTGTACGTAGAGAACACCTCTACGCTATGTGGTACAACGAGTGGTGAGCTCTTCCTCGAGGTGATCAACTGTGGTGACTGCGATGAGCTGGAAACGGTTGCTACGCGCGTATCCGCTTCCACTACGGATGAAGGCTGTTGTTACGAACTGGCCTACACTGACCTGCCGGCGGGTGCTTACCTCATTCAGGTATCCACTGCTGATGCGGATTTAGCTATCACTCCCGGATCCGTAAACCCAATTTTCGGATTCTCGTCTACTACGCTGGGTGGCGCCATTCAACTGGCGATCGATCCCGGTCTGGTTACGGAACTACCAACCAACCTGGCTGGAATCATGACCATTTGCCCCGAGAACATTACCGAGTCCCCCCAGGTCATTCTGATTGAATACCTCGACGCGGAAGGCGAAGTGATCTGTGAAGATGAAGTCGTCACGGAATGTGAGCCTACCCCCGACTGTGCGTACGTCGCCAGTGACACCCTGATCTGTACGGAGGACAAACTGGTCGTCTTCTCCGTCACCGTTTGCGTGCCGGCCGATGCGGACTTCCCCGTCAGCCACCTCCAGTTTATCGATCAGTCACCAGCCGCTTCCGCATTGCTCCCCTCCGGACAAAACTTCGCACCTGCGATAGCGCCCGGAACCTGTGAAACGCTGACCTTCCCCGCTACCGCGCTGCCCGCCGGCGAAGAGTTCTGCTACATGCTCGTCGCCCACAGCGCTGACCCCGACGAGGACCCTGCCGCACTTTGTTGCTCGACGAAAGAGAAGCGGTGCCTGGAAATCCCCGACTGTGACCCCTGTGATGATCTGTACGCGGAACTCGCCGAAACCGGAGAAGATTGCTGCTACGACATCTTCTTGTTCGATGATGCGGACAACTTTGATTTTGACGATGTCGTGCTCTGCCTCATTGACCCGAATTCAGGCGCTACCATCAGTGCCATCAATACGCCTGCGGCAGATTTGCAGGCCGTGACGAGTACGGATGGCCGGTCCATCAAAGTAGCGTCGACCGAAGGGGCCTTTCTGCCCGGCGGTAGCTTCCAGTTGCCCCGCGTATGCCTGGATGCAGGAACGCAGGCCGAGAACCTGCTGGAAATCAAATGGCGCATTAACGGTGAGGTCGTGTGCCGCGATACCGTTTCTCTCTTCTGCGAGCCCGATTGTGGTTACTTGACCCCCGAAGAAGTGTACTGCGAAGGCAACGTATACATCTGGAATGGTATACTGACCAATACTTCTGACGTTTCGGTGAGCGAGGCCTACATCGACTTCCCAGCCGCGCTGGATGCTTACGATCTGGAAATCACCTTCCCGCCGTTGGCTCCCGGTGCATCGACATCCATCTCATTCCCCATCGGCGTCCCCGCCCTGGCGAATGATACGATCTGCGTGGAAGTGATCCTGCACGAGACTACCGAGGATGGGCAAGACTTCCACCTTAATTGCTGCAAATTTGAAGCCTGCCTCGTAATGCCGGATTGCGCAATCACGGACTGTAAGTGCGAGCCACTACGCAACGATATGAACCAACTGTTTACGGTAGTGCAGCAGGGCAGTTCGCTGACTTATGACTTTACGGCGAATGCAGATTTTGGCTCTTGTGACGAAGTGTCGTGGGAAATCCGCCAACGCGAGCCGGTGAATCGTAATTTGGGTATCCTGGAAGGCAACCCCGCAGAGTTCACCTTCCCAGAGGAAGGGCTGTACGATATTCGCATGCGCGTCACGCGTTACAATAACGATCGAGACCGGTGTGATAGTAGCGTCCGCCGCCGCTTGGTTCGGATTTCCGGTGAGGACGATGGTAGCCAAGATGAAATTCTCCAGATCAGTGTCTACCCTAACCCCGCCCGCGAACAGGTTTATCTGGAATACGGCAAGTTGGCCACGGACGCTGATGATAACCGACTCGAGTTGCTGAATGGTACGAGCCAACAAGTACGTACGTTTACCGTTGGCCAAAGGGTTGATGAACGTGACGTCATATCGTTAGACCTACGCGGTCTCAAGCCGGGCGTCTACACCCTCCGCGGTACGCAAGCGGGTGAAGCCTGGGCGCGGCGTATAGTAGTCCAGTAG
- the cysM gene encoding cysteine synthase CysM yields the protein MNALFSLIGNTPLINLSHFSENKQVKIFGKLEGQNPGGSVKDRAALSMILGARERGELADGRAIVEATSGNTGIAMAMIAASLNIPITLIMPENSTVERVKTMQAYGAEVILTPAEKTIEYSRELAQEMAATGDYLLLNQFGNDDNWKAHYRTTGPEIWRDTDGKITHFVSSMGTTGTITGSGRFLHEQSEDVQVVGVQPLDGSRIPGIRRWSPGFLPAIYDASVVDQIIDISQDDAVATMRRLAREAGVFAGMSSGGSTFAALELAKTLEEGLIVCIICDRGDRYLSQDLY from the coding sequence ATGAACGCGCTTTTTTCCCTGATCGGCAACACTCCGCTTATTAACCTGTCCCACTTTTCGGAAAACAAACAGGTCAAGATCTTCGGCAAATTGGAGGGCCAGAACCCCGGTGGCAGCGTCAAGGACCGCGCTGCCCTCTCGATGATTCTCGGAGCCCGCGAGCGGGGGGAGTTGGCCGATGGCCGAGCCATCGTTGAAGCGACCAGTGGCAATACCGGCATCGCCATGGCCATGATCGCCGCCAGCCTCAACATCCCCATCACGCTGATCATGCCCGAGAATTCTACGGTGGAACGCGTAAAAACCATGCAGGCCTACGGCGCGGAAGTCATCCTCACCCCGGCCGAAAAAACCATCGAGTACTCCCGCGAGCTCGCCCAGGAAATGGCGGCCACCGGCGACTACCTGCTCCTCAATCAATTCGGCAACGACGACAATTGGAAAGCCCACTACCGCACCACCGGCCCCGAGATCTGGCGGGATACGGACGGTAAAATCACCCACTTCGTTTCCAGCATGGGCACGACCGGGACGATCACCGGCAGCGGTAGATTCCTGCACGAGCAATCAGAAGACGTTCAGGTGGTTGGTGTACAACCGCTCGACGGCAGCCGCATCCCCGGCATCCGCCGTTGGAGCCCCGGTTTTTTGCCCGCCATCTACGACGCAAGCGTGGTAGACCAGATCATCGACATCAGCCAGGACGACGCGGTGGCCACCATGCGCCGATTAGCGAGAGAAGCGGGCGTATTTGCTGGCATGAGCTCCGGTGGGTCCACTTTTGCGGCCTTAGAACTGGCGAAGACACTCGAGGAAGGCCTCATCGTCTGCATCATCTGCGATCGGGGTGACCGGTACCTGAGCCAGGATCTGTACTGA
- a CDS encoding helix-hairpin-helix domain-containing protein, translating to MKSSSQSGRSAPNGSPPLYPAWQRLGLVVLLLIAVIGFVVGDFRPPATPTLYDLQARGLRATLALRDGQEFTFPVEDFPFNPNTVTQEELVRLGLSDRQASTWIKYRGDRADAFKSAGDISKLYTLDDALKDRLIGLAVLPTDDLPPVSTRAESFAFDPNAVTQAELERLGLQTFQARAYLKYRSKIEDGFTSARQLSRLKFLEDKQRDNLLRNARFPAPPALALKQSFPFDPNLISADSLELLGFPKYQARGLVAYRGDRRVTFRRPEDLLRVKSLDTGLVKLVLPLVRIVLPTSLAPAAAPRTYAKFTLPETASVDLNTADTTLLKTLPGIGSYRAKRLLRYRDALGGFYSLEQAAGTYGIPDSTWQAIVPYVTAGPVYRKINVNEADVGELKKHPNINSKLANAVVRFREKHGPFRDAEDLRRVRLFTDDNLPGILPYLSFE from the coding sequence TTGAAGTCATCCTCACAATCCGGCCGTTCCGCGCCTAATGGGTCCCCTCCCCTCTACCCCGCCTGGCAACGGTTGGGACTAGTGGTGCTGCTCCTGATCGCCGTTATTGGCTTTGTCGTTGGTGACTTCCGCCCCCCTGCTACCCCCACACTATACGATCTCCAAGCTCGGGGACTACGCGCGACGTTGGCGCTCCGGGACGGGCAGGAGTTCACCTTCCCGGTGGAGGACTTCCCCTTCAACCCCAACACCGTAACGCAGGAAGAACTCGTCCGCCTGGGTCTTTCGGACCGACAGGCCTCCACCTGGATAAAGTACCGGGGTGATCGGGCGGATGCTTTTAAATCAGCCGGAGACATCAGTAAATTATACACGCTGGACGATGCGTTGAAGGATCGACTGATCGGTTTGGCCGTGCTCCCTACGGATGACTTGCCCCCAGTTTCCACCCGAGCTGAAAGTTTTGCGTTTGACCCTAACGCCGTCACTCAGGCTGAATTGGAACGTCTTGGCCTACAAACCTTCCAGGCCCGGGCCTACCTGAAGTACCGGAGTAAGATTGAGGATGGTTTTACCTCGGCGCGGCAACTTTCTCGACTAAAATTCCTGGAGGACAAGCAACGGGATAACCTGTTGCGCAACGCCCGCTTCCCCGCCCCGCCGGCCCTGGCATTAAAACAGTCTTTTCCCTTCGACCCGAACCTGATCTCTGCCGATAGTCTCGAGCTACTCGGCTTCCCTAAGTATCAGGCCCGGGGTTTGGTAGCTTACCGCGGCGACCGGCGGGTGACCTTTCGCCGGCCCGAAGATCTCCTCCGCGTGAAAAGTCTTGATACGGGGCTGGTAAAGTTAGTCCTTCCGCTCGTGCGCATCGTCTTGCCTACTTCCCTCGCACCTGCGGCAGCGCCCAGAACGTACGCAAAATTTACGCTGCCCGAAACGGCTTCAGTTGACCTGAATACCGCGGATACTACCCTACTAAAGACGCTACCCGGCATTGGGTCTTACCGCGCTAAACGGTTGCTGCGTTACCGTGATGCGCTCGGAGGATTTTACAGTTTGGAACAGGCCGCTGGCACCTACGGCATCCCGGATTCTACCTGGCAAGCCATTGTGCCTTACGTGACGGCGGGGCCAGTTTACCGCAAGATCAACGTCAATGAAGCTGATGTCGGAGAGCTGAAAAAGCACCCCAACATCAACTCTAAGCTGGCGAATGCCGTTGTCCGCTTTCGGGAGAAACACGGGCCGTTCCGTGACGCGGAAGACCTACGCCGTGTCCGCCTTTTTACGGACGACAACCTTCCCGGAATTCTCCCCTACCTCAGTTTTGAATAG